The Gracilimonas sp. genome includes a region encoding these proteins:
- a CDS encoding TlpA disulfide reductase family protein: protein MHRAQKEAPATDFEVTLLSGETFRLSDQKGKVVLMNIWATWCPPCREETPELEELYRKYKNEGYVTLGVSIDEQGESVVRPFMEEFDVTYPMYIDTDGTVMDKYGPTMGIPTTYIIGRKGNMRYFTVGAVTKKELEPRIKELLAEES from the coding sequence TTGCACCGGGCCCAAAAAGAGGCACCGGCCACGGATTTCGAAGTGACACTTTTAAGCGGGGAAACCTTTAGGCTTTCCGACCAAAAAGGGAAAGTCGTCTTGATGAACATCTGGGCTACCTGGTGCCCGCCCTGCCGCGAGGAAACCCCCGAATTAGAGGAGCTATACCGAAAATATAAAAATGAGGGATATGTCACGCTCGGGGTCTCCATCGATGAGCAGGGTGAATCGGTAGTGCGCCCGTTTATGGAAGAGTTCGATGTCACGTATCCGATGTACATCGACACCGACGGTACCGTCATGGACAAGTACGGCCCTACCATGGGCATCCCCACCACCTATATTATCGGCCGGAAAGGCAACATGCGGTACTTTACGGTAGGTGCGGTTACAAAAAAAGAGCTGGAACCGAGGATTAAAGAATTGTTGGCAGAAGAAAGCTAA
- a CDS encoding cytochrome c biogenesis protein CcdA has protein sequence MATEIRLSQNVVPAGDSVAAAVVMNIDEGWHVNAHQPTLDYLIGTELTIDEQAGFRVSGIQYPESEEFSFAFAGEPLDVYQGGAPIFFTLATAPALAPGSYTLTGSLRVQACDDKSCLAPSTLDISIPVEVVAAKTAFKTINQGLFTEYSGREGWDSPASLTDNSIASMFSERGTILAFLGIFLIGLALNLTPCVYPMLSVTVSLFGGQAEKETRTRKTFMMASIYVLGIVSMYSVLGVAAAYTGSLFGNWLQSSAVLAGVGIILLAMALSMFGLYELQPPQWLMQKLGSAGGSVGPAGHFLSGVMVGIFAAPCIGPPVIALLTFVGAQGDPLFGFFTFFVMALGLGLPYLILGTFSSLLSKLPRSGQWMVWVKKVFGVVLVGAALFFLALAWFPKYVLYTLPPTLILGGIYLGFIESSGRNRKIFSRVKRVVGVAGMIGGLLIIVNLTKSTVQWESYHPDKLEAAVSKGTPVVLDFTADWCVPCLELDRITFTNPDVIAALQPYRTIKVDLTDYGSPEAEALRKQFDVAGVPTIIFLDDEGNEIEEARITGFVDAEEFLKRMPE, from the coding sequence TTGGCCACCGAGATCCGGCTTTCTCAAAATGTGGTTCCGGCCGGAGATTCCGTTGCCGCCGCTGTGGTGATGAACATTGATGAGGGCTGGCACGTTAATGCTCACCAGCCCACCCTCGATTACCTGATCGGTACGGAGTTAACCATTGATGAGCAAGCCGGTTTCAGGGTTTCAGGAATTCAATATCCGGAGTCAGAGGAATTTAGCTTTGCTTTCGCCGGGGAACCGCTGGATGTGTATCAGGGCGGTGCTCCCATATTTTTTACCCTGGCAACAGCCCCCGCCCTGGCCCCCGGCTCCTACACCCTTACCGGCAGCCTGCGCGTGCAGGCCTGCGATGACAAATCCTGCCTGGCGCCTTCCACGCTCGATATATCCATTCCTGTGGAAGTTGTGGCGGCTAAAACGGCCTTCAAAACGATCAATCAGGGACTGTTTACCGAATATTCTGGCAGAGAAGGGTGGGACTCCCCGGCTTCCCTGACCGACAATTCCATCGCCTCCATGTTCAGCGAACGGGGCACGATTCTGGCTTTTCTGGGGATATTCCTGATCGGACTGGCGCTCAACCTCACCCCCTGCGTCTATCCCATGCTGTCGGTGACAGTCTCTTTGTTCGGCGGGCAGGCGGAAAAAGAAACCCGTACCCGGAAGACGTTTATGATGGCCTCGATCTACGTGCTCGGGATCGTCAGCATGTACAGCGTGTTGGGCGTGGCGGCCGCCTACACCGGCAGCCTGTTCGGTAATTGGCTTCAGAGTTCAGCGGTTCTGGCAGGAGTCGGTATTATCCTATTGGCCATGGCGCTGAGCATGTTCGGACTGTACGAACTGCAACCCCCGCAATGGCTGATGCAAAAACTGGGCAGCGCCGGGGGCAGCGTAGGCCCGGCCGGCCATTTTCTGTCCGGGGTGATGGTGGGCATTTTTGCCGCCCCCTGTATCGGTCCGCCGGTCATTGCGCTGCTGACCTTCGTGGGCGCCCAAGGCGATCCGCTGTTTGGTTTCTTTACCTTTTTTGTGATGGCCCTCGGGCTTGGGCTTCCGTATCTCATCCTCGGCACCTTCAGCAGCCTGCTTTCCAAGCTGCCGCGATCCGGCCAGTGGATGGTATGGGTGAAAAAAGTGTTTGGCGTGGTACTGGTCGGCGCTGCTCTGTTCTTTCTGGCACTGGCCTGGTTTCCGAAATATGTGCTGTACACCCTGCCGCCAACGCTGATCCTGGGTGGGATCTACCTCGGCTTTATAGAATCATCGGGCCGCAACCGGAAGATTTTTTCGCGCGTGAAGCGGGTGGTGGGTGTTGCCGGTATGATAGGCGGACTGCTTATCATTGTAAACCTGACAAAATCTACCGTTCAGTGGGAGTCCTATCATCCCGACAAACTGGAGGCAGCCGTTTCAAAAGGAACGCCGGTGGTGCTGGATTTCACGGCCGACTGGTGCGTGCCCTGCCTGGAACTGGATCGCATTACTTTTACCAATCCGGATGTGATTGCGGCATTGCAGCCATACCGGACAATAAAAGTGGATCTCACCGATTACGGATCGCCCGAAGCCGAAGCGCTCCGCAAACAGTTCGATGTGGCCGGGGTGCCGACGATTATTTTTCTGGACGATGAGGGAAATGAAATTGAGGAGGCCCGCATTACCGGGTTCGTAGATGCTGAGGAATTTTTGAAGCGAATGCCTGAATAA
- a CDS encoding multicopper oxidase domain-containing protein, with amino-acid sequence MKRKEFLRLASIGTGIATLSPALLACSPEGKNSIIFPEDAFSRPLAFPEEIRATDFELAAETARRTLAGDTASDVYTLNGSLPSPTIRVKRGESLAIDYQNRIDQESIIHWHGLIVPPEMDGHPKDAVQPGQTYNYRFDADQRAGTYWYHPHPDKLTGPQVYRGLGGFFIIEDEEEQSFNLPSGDYELPLIVQDKRISDRGRITYNLNRMDRMMGFFGNSLLVNGIQAPYHEVSNRFYRLRLLNGSNARILDFSFSDNSSFYVIGSDGGLLDGPHEIPSITLAPGERADLLVDFSGYNVGEKVQMTAEPRNGMGGMMNGDGGGMMDGRGMMRGSENRRGMRGMMGRDRRNSENGGAFLEFRITKEEDDSFRLPQILTELSFPNEDDAGRTRRIELTMKMMQGAAIDGKFFEMLRVDQKVQQGALEVWEFNNRTMMAMPHPMHLHATQFKVLERSGGSLAPHERGWKDTVRVDAGETVRVLTKFDAEKGLYVFHCHNLEHEDNGMMANFEII; translated from the coding sequence ATGAAACGTAAAGAATTCCTTAGACTTGCAAGTATCGGAACCGGAATAGCAACACTTTCACCGGCCCTGCTGGCCTGTAGCCCGGAGGGGAAAAACAGCATCATCTTTCCGGAGGATGCCTTTAGCCGTCCACTGGCATTTCCGGAAGAGATTCGTGCCACCGATTTTGAGCTGGCTGCTGAAACCGCCCGGAGAACACTGGCCGGAGATACCGCCTCGGATGTCTATACCCTGAACGGCTCGCTGCCCAGCCCTACCATCCGTGTGAAGAGGGGTGAAAGCCTGGCTATCGACTATCAGAACCGCATCGACCAGGAAAGTATCATTCACTGGCACGGGCTGATCGTCCCGCCCGAGATGGACGGCCACCCCAAAGACGCCGTGCAACCCGGACAAACCTACAACTACCGGTTCGATGCGGATCAGCGGGCAGGCACCTACTGGTACCATCCGCATCCCGACAAGCTGACCGGACCGCAGGTTTACCGGGGACTGGGCGGTTTTTTCATCATTGAAGACGAAGAAGAGCAGTCGTTCAATTTACCGTCCGGTGATTACGAACTACCTTTAATCGTTCAGGATAAACGCATCAGCGACCGGGGCCGCATAACCTATAACCTGAACAGGATGGACCGGATGATGGGCTTCTTTGGTAATTCCCTGCTAGTGAACGGCATACAGGCACCCTACCACGAAGTAAGCAATCGCTTTTACCGGCTGCGCCTGCTAAACGGCTCCAACGCACGCATCCTGGATTTTTCCTTCAGCGACAACAGCTCGTTTTATGTAATTGGAAGCGACGGCGGGCTGCTCGACGGGCCGCATGAAATACCGTCTATCACCTTGGCACCGGGCGAACGGGCCGACCTGCTGGTGGACTTCAGCGGCTATAACGTGGGAGAGAAGGTTCAGATGACCGCCGAACCCCGAAACGGTATGGGCGGGATGATGAACGGAGACGGCGGTGGCATGATGGACGGGAGAGGGATGATGAGAGGCTCCGAAAACAGGAGGGGGATGCGTGGAATGATGGGCAGAGACAGACGTAATTCTGAAAATGGCGGAGCCTTCCTCGAATTTCGTATCACCAAAGAGGAAGATGATTCCTTTCGTTTGCCGCAAATACTTACAGAGCTATCATTTCCCAACGAAGATGACGCCGGCCGTACCCGCCGCATCGAACTGACTATGAAGATGATGCAGGGGGCGGCTATCGATGGTAAGTTTTTCGAGATGCTGCGGGTGGATCAAAAAGTTCAGCAAGGCGCACTGGAGGTCTGGGAGTTCAACAACCGCACGATGATGGCGATGCCGCATCCCATGCACCTGCATGCCACCCAGTTTAAGGTACTGGAGCGCAGCGGCGGCAGCCTGGCCCCGCACGAGCGCGGCTGGAAAGATACCGTCCGCGTGGATGCCGGAGAAACCGTGCGGGTGCTTACCAAATTTGATGCTGAAAAAGGGCTCTACGTTTTTCACTGCCACAATCTGGAGCATGAAGACAACGGAATGATGGCCAATTTTGAGATTATATAA
- a CDS encoding DUF4105 domain-containing protein, with the protein MLVLTVDQCFIYKYKKFCILLAVFFGGLTVPLWAQQAQLSDKTQVSLITASPGNELYTIFGHTALRISDPVNNINRTYNYGTFDFDTDGFYWKFALGNLQYFLSVNQFENAKEGYLKAGRAITEQKLNLSPQQTQQLFRYLENNAKPENRYYSYEFFYDNCTTRVYDALNTVIGDSLRFQKPLNPAKNSFRQFINPYLKSVSWVKFGINLLLGTPADRNPPESETLFLPDLLKEGFSHARIQQADTSLALVSEQRFYAPQKRSVISPASVSPTLSFWFLLITSLLAGFFYRTSHTFWFWFDRLLFGIIGLIGVLIIFLWLFSSYPSTKWNWNILWSAPALTAFIFSFTDSKRLSGSYRVCLVLYAAILLLFLLSWSFIPQQIPSAILPLLFLLGFRSIKKQSESVNQERVNVL; encoded by the coding sequence ATGCTCGTTTTAACTGTTGATCAATGTTTCATATACAAATACAAAAAGTTCTGCATCCTGCTGGCGGTATTTTTTGGGGGTTTAACCGTCCCGCTTTGGGCACAGCAGGCACAACTTTCTGATAAGACACAGGTAAGCCTTATCACCGCCTCGCCGGGCAATGAACTCTATACAATTTTCGGCCATACAGCGCTTCGGATTTCCGACCCGGTCAACAACATTAACCGCACCTACAACTACGGCACCTTCGATTTTGATACAGACGGATTCTACTGGAAGTTTGCCCTTGGCAACCTGCAATATTTCCTTTCGGTAAACCAGTTTGAAAATGCAAAAGAGGGTTATCTGAAGGCCGGTCGCGCCATCACCGAACAGAAGCTCAACCTGAGCCCGCAGCAAACCCAACAGCTGTTCCGCTATTTAGAAAACAATGCAAAACCAGAAAACCGGTACTATTCTTATGAGTTCTTTTATGACAACTGCACCACGCGGGTCTATGATGCCCTCAACACAGTCATCGGTGATTCGCTCCGGTTTCAAAAACCACTAAATCCAGCAAAGAATAGTTTTCGGCAGTTTATTAATCCCTACCTGAAATCCGTTTCCTGGGTAAAATTTGGGATTAACTTGCTGTTGGGTACTCCCGCCGACCGCAACCCACCCGAGTCGGAAACGCTGTTCTTACCCGACCTGTTAAAAGAGGGATTTTCACACGCCCGGATTCAGCAAGCTGATACAAGTCTTGCCTTGGTTTCAGAGCAGAGATTTTATGCCCCTCAGAAACGGTCTGTCATTAGTCCTGCGAGTGTAAGCCCCACTTTAAGCTTTTGGTTTTTGCTGATTACAAGCCTGCTTGCCGGGTTTTTCTATAGAACTAGTCACACATTCTGGTTTTGGTTCGACCGTCTGTTATTCGGGATAATTGGGTTGATTGGAGTGTTGATCATTTTTTTGTGGCTGTTTTCTTCGTATCCCTCCACCAAATGGAACTGGAATATACTATGGTCTGCCCCGGCCTTGACGGCCTTTATATTTTCTTTTACAGACAGTAAACGACTTTCAGGAAGTTATAGGGTTTGTTTGGTACTATATGCAGCTATTCTTCTGCTCTTTCTCCTAAGCTGGTCATTTATTCCTCAACAGATCCCCTCTGCAATTTTGCCTCTTCTTTTTTTGTTGGGATTTCGGAGTATTAAAAAGCAATCCGAATCAGTAAATCAGGAAAGGGTCAATGTGTTATAG
- a CDS encoding transcriptional repressor, whose product MRMRILLFMAETKSVISLSDLEEKFTHADRTTLYRTLKTFLEHGLVHQINDASGITKYALCSENCTCSYPDDVHVHFYCLSCEQTFCFPHLGIPNYDLPENFTPSNGNFVITGSCPSCSS is encoded by the coding sequence ATGCGCATGCGGATTCTTCTTTTCATGGCTGAAACAAAGTCGGTAATAAGCCTATCAGATCTTGAAGAAAAGTTTACCCATGCAGATCGAACAACGCTTTATCGTACCTTAAAAACATTCTTAGAACATGGTTTGGTGCATCAAATAAACGATGCAAGTGGGATAACTAAATATGCCCTTTGTTCTGAAAACTGTACCTGTTCGTACCCGGATGATGTGCACGTTCATTTTTATTGTTTATCCTGTGAACAAACATTTTGTTTTCCACATCTTGGCATTCCTAACTACGATCTGCCCGAAAATTTTACTCCATCCAACGGCAATTTTGTGATAACCGGGAGTTGTCCTTCCTGTTCTTCCTGA
- a CDS encoding CusA/CzcA family heavy metal efflux RND transporter: MINKIIAFSIKNKFIIGLFILSLIGVGLYSMMTINLGSVPDITNNQVQVITVSENLSTEDIEQFVTYPVELAMGNLPGVTEIRSVSRFGLSVVTIVFEDDMGTYLPRQLVQEKLSELGETIPENFGSPSMGPISSGLGQIYEYSIQVDPAYEDQYTPDELRTIQDWIIKRQMVLLEGVIEVNSFGGGIKQYEVAISPDKLNAMGVSISEVYEAMSRNNVNTGGAYIEKNKMANFIRGEGLIRSLEDIENIVVKNENGLPILIRDVAEEVTFGTQIRYGAFTQDGEEAVGGIIMMLKGSNPNATIQNVQDRIAEIQKSLPEGIKIEPFLDRSALIERTTSTVTTNLVEGALIVVFVLVILLGSLRGGLITASLIPLSLLFAFIMMKATGVWANLMSLGAIDFGIIVDGAVIIVEGTVHEIEKRVKSGKRAFSKTQMNEIAYKASSTMMNAAFFGQLIILIVFAPILFLEGVEGKMFRPMAFTFGFAVLGAIILCLTYVPMVSALFMKPSQNRKGWFARFERGLDRVSNKLISFIQKGYDPVIQWSLKRKPVVIVAAILLFGGAMFTFSRMGGEFIPQLDEGDIAMQALFRPGSGLSEAIDQSKKIETTLLEEFPEIETVTARIGVADIPTDPMPMDIADMYIILDKNKENWISAESKEELIEKIKSKLDQTMIGVNFVFTQPVELRFNELLEGVREDIAVKLYGDDIDVLAEKVQEMAQIIQTIPGVGDVSPERTAGLPQMTVRYDRQKVAQYGLDITKLNQYVSSAFAGGVAGVVFEGERRFDLVIRFDEAHRTGIEDIRNLYVDLENGAQVPVKEVADISYQPGPMQISRDNTFRRSYVGVNTRGRDVESVVLDIQEKLEAELNLPPGYYITYGGEFENLQRAKNRLAIVVPIALFLIFVLLYFALKSFSQSVMIYLAIPLASIGGVFFLALRGMDFSISAGVGFIVLFGVAVLNGLVLVSRFNSLKIEGVMDLQERILTGTKERLRPILLTATAAIMGFLPMAFSTTAGAEVQRPLATVVIGGLISATLLTLVVLPILYAYIEKRKMRKHKPGSTSMASVVLLIIGGSLLLSPDSVQAQEQVLNDTLPQIALDQAVQKAIANYPSLEAARLGIDNRKALQKTAWDFGDTNLFTGGEEFGNGSDGVTTKFGIQQQFDLFGVLPRLNHRNEQTELARLNYELSELELRLRVKQDWSTVFIAKQQYEIYNRLNQQFRDIARAAEIKFETEEISRLGYLNIMNQANQITIQTEQAFRDYGAAVRAFNKWFEGDSLYTVQSVSAEQLVQPLQVDSTFDHPLIALYQQKIDVAEASIKEQRSQFLPSFQASYGWQEIAGQGGFNSYEIGIRLPVFFWSKAGKTQSARIERNIARQNLDQAQREFNSTYNSIRENYQKWLRSWEYYRQEALPLAKEQQQGAITSYEEGAIDYVAFFQSIRDAIRIEIDSWNAFGNYLNSHFQLEYYLNKTQ; encoded by the coding sequence ATGATCAACAAAATTATTGCCTTTTCGATTAAGAACAAGTTTATCATCGGCTTGTTTATCCTGTCTCTAATAGGAGTAGGATTATATTCTATGATGACCATTAATCTAGGTTCGGTTCCTGATATTACAAATAATCAGGTACAGGTGATTACGGTATCGGAAAATCTATCTACCGAAGACATTGAACAATTTGTAACCTATCCCGTGGAGCTTGCCATGGGTAACCTGCCAGGAGTAACTGAAATCCGTTCGGTATCCCGATTCGGGTTATCCGTGGTTACCATCGTTTTCGAAGATGATATGGGTACCTATTTACCCCGGCAACTGGTACAGGAAAAACTCAGTGAACTGGGCGAAACGATCCCCGAGAATTTTGGAAGTCCATCCATGGGGCCCATTTCAAGTGGATTAGGCCAAATTTACGAGTACTCCATTCAGGTGGACCCTGCATATGAAGATCAATATACGCCTGATGAATTGCGCACAATACAAGATTGGATTATTAAGCGCCAAATGGTGCTCCTGGAAGGGGTTATAGAGGTCAACTCCTTCGGTGGAGGCATCAAACAATATGAAGTAGCCATAAGTCCTGATAAACTAAATGCAATGGGAGTTAGTATTTCAGAAGTATATGAGGCAATGTCCAGGAATAATGTAAATACCGGCGGGGCCTATATCGAGAAAAACAAGATGGCTAATTTTATTCGTGGCGAAGGATTGATACGCAGCCTTGAAGATATAGAAAACATTGTAGTCAAGAACGAAAACGGACTACCCATCCTAATCAGAGATGTAGCAGAAGAGGTTACCTTTGGAACTCAAATTCGTTATGGAGCTTTTACTCAGGATGGTGAGGAAGCAGTAGGTGGCATTATTATGATGCTGAAAGGCTCAAACCCGAATGCAACCATTCAAAACGTTCAGGATAGAATTGCTGAAATTCAAAAGTCACTGCCTGAAGGTATAAAGATTGAGCCTTTCCTTGATCGAAGTGCTCTTATTGAACGAACCACCAGTACAGTTACCACAAACCTGGTGGAAGGTGCATTGATTGTAGTTTTCGTTTTGGTAATACTCTTAGGAAGTTTACGCGGAGGGTTAATAACCGCCTCACTTATTCCGCTTTCCCTTCTTTTTGCTTTTATAATGATGAAGGCCACCGGGGTGTGGGCCAATCTAATGAGCCTTGGAGCCATCGACTTCGGTATTATTGTTGATGGAGCCGTAATTATAGTGGAAGGCACGGTTCATGAAATTGAAAAAAGGGTGAAATCCGGAAAACGTGCTTTTAGTAAAACACAGATGAATGAAATTGCCTACAAGGCAAGCAGCACCATGATGAATGCTGCCTTCTTTGGACAGTTGATCATCCTTATTGTATTTGCCCCTATCCTGTTTCTGGAAGGAGTAGAAGGTAAGATGTTCCGTCCTATGGCATTCACCTTTGGGTTTGCTGTATTAGGTGCTATTATTTTATGTCTTACCTATGTACCAATGGTCTCGGCACTGTTTATGAAACCCTCACAAAATAGAAAGGGATGGTTTGCCCGGTTCGAGCGAGGCCTCGATCGGGTCAGCAACAAACTTATATCCTTTATTCAGAAGGGCTACGATCCGGTTATCCAATGGTCGTTAAAGCGAAAACCTGTTGTGATTGTAGCTGCCATACTGCTTTTTGGCGGTGCGATGTTCACCTTTTCGAGAATGGGAGGTGAATTTATTCCACAACTGGATGAGGGAGATATTGCCATGCAAGCCCTATTCCGTCCGGGCAGTGGATTATCAGAGGCGATCGATCAATCCAAGAAAATTGAGACGACACTGCTGGAAGAATTTCCAGAGATAGAAACAGTAACAGCTCGAATTGGGGTAGCTGATATTCCCACTGATCCTATGCCCATGGACATTGCCGACATGTACATCATTCTGGACAAGAATAAAGAAAACTGGATCTCTGCCGAATCTAAAGAGGAGCTGATAGAAAAAATAAAGAGTAAACTCGATCAGACCATGATAGGTGTGAATTTCGTTTTTACCCAGCCGGTAGAGCTTAGGTTTAACGAACTTTTGGAAGGTGTTCGAGAAGATATCGCCGTAAAGCTATACGGAGACGACATAGATGTATTGGCTGAGAAAGTTCAGGAAATGGCTCAAATTATTCAAACTATTCCAGGGGTGGGTGATGTGAGTCCCGAACGTACGGCTGGACTACCTCAAATGACCGTTAGGTATGACCGGCAAAAAGTGGCTCAATATGGACTGGATATCACGAAGCTCAATCAATACGTAAGTTCAGCTTTTGCCGGAGGTGTTGCTGGAGTTGTATTCGAAGGCGAAAGACGATTTGATCTTGTGATCCGCTTTGATGAAGCTCATCGTACTGGCATTGAGGATATTCGCAATCTGTATGTAGATCTGGAAAACGGTGCACAGGTGCCGGTTAAAGAAGTGGCGGATATCAGTTATCAGCCGGGGCCTATGCAGATCTCGCGAGATAACACCTTTCGCAGGAGCTATGTTGGTGTGAATACACGCGGGCGGGATGTGGAATCGGTGGTTTTGGATATTCAAGAAAAACTGGAGGCCGAATTGAATCTGCCGCCGGGTTATTACATTACTTATGGGGGTGAATTTGAGAATCTGCAACGGGCCAAGAACCGATTGGCTATTGTAGTGCCTATAGCCCTGTTTCTTATCTTTGTGCTACTGTACTTCGCACTAAAATCGTTCTCACAGTCGGTAATGATCTATCTGGCTATTCCCCTGGCTTCTATTGGAGGTGTCTTCTTCCTGGCTTTACGTGGAATGGACTTCAGTATTTCTGCCGGAGTTGGTTTCATTGTATTGTTCGGAGTGGCTGTGCTAAACGGCCTTGTGCTCGTCAGCCGGTTTAATTCATTAAAAATCGAAGGTGTTATGGATTTACAAGAACGAATTTTGACAGGTACCAAAGAGCGACTTCGCCCCATTTTATTGACCGCTACGGCGGCTATTATGGGTTTTCTTCCGATGGCGTTTTCAACAACAGCCGGTGCTGAAGTACAGCGGCCGCTGGCCACTGTTGTAATCGGCGGGTTGATTAGCGCCACGCTGCTTACGTTGGTCGTGCTGCCCATCCTTTATGCGTACATAGAAAAGCGTAAAATGAGAAAACACAAGCCGGGTAGTACTTCTATGGCCTCCGTTGTGTTGCTGATTATTGGTGGAAGCCTGCTGCTTTCTCCCGATTCTGTACAGGCTCAGGAACAGGTGCTGAATGATACCCTCCCGCAAATTGCGCTGGATCAGGCCGTTCAAAAAGCGATAGCAAATTATCCTTCTCTTGAGGCAGCCAGGCTTGGAATTGACAACAGGAAGGCTCTTCAAAAAACAGCCTGGGACTTTGGCGATACGAACCTCTTTACCGGAGGTGAAGAGTTCGGCAACGGTTCGGACGGTGTTACTACAAAATTTGGCATTCAGCAGCAGTTTGATCTGTTCGGTGTTTTACCAAGGCTAAATCATCGGAATGAACAAACAGAACTTGCCAGGCTGAACTATGAATTGTCTGAGTTAGAGCTCAGGCTCCGGGTAAAGCAGGACTGGTCAACGGTTTTCATCGCTAAACAACAATATGAGATCTATAATCGCCTGAACCAGCAATTCAGGGATATTGCTAGGGCTGCGGAAATAAAATTTGAAACGGAGGAAATTTCCCGGCTGGGATATCTTAATATCATGAATCAGGCCAACCAAATTACCATACAAACAGAACAAGCCTTCCGCGATTATGGGGCTGCTGTTCGAGCTTTTAACAAATGGTTTGAGGGGGACTCGTTATACACGGTTCAAAGTGTTTCAGCCGAACAGCTTGTTCAACCTTTACAGGTAGATTCTACATTCGACCATCCGCTGATTGCTTTATATCAACAAAAAATTGACGTGGCGGAAGCATCGATTAAAGAACAAAGAAGTCAGTTTTTACCAAGTTTTCAAGCCAGTTATGGCTGGCAGGAAATAGCTGGGCAAGGTGGCTTTAATTCCTATGAGATCGGGATCAGACTTCCGGTATTCTTCTGGTCTAAGGCCGGGAAAACTCAATCCGCCCGGATTGAACGAAATATTGCCCGTCAAAACCTAGACCAGGCTCAGAGAGAATTCAACAGTACCTATAACAGTATCCGGGAAAATTATCAGAAATGGTTGCGCTCGTGGGAATATTATCGACAGGAAGCACTCCCTCTTGCCAAAGAACAACAGCAAGGTGCCATCACCTCTTATGAAGAAGGAGCCATAGACTATGTGGCTTTCTTTCAAAGCATCAGAGATGCCATTCGCATTGAAATCGACTCATGGAATGCATTTGGCAATTATCTGAATAGCCATTTCCAATTAGAATACTACCTCAACAAAACTCAATAA
- a CDS encoding efflux RND transporter periplasmic adaptor subunit, with the protein MNKSNLYIILLAVLASVFTACGEINSDEKEQEATELAGVAEAEENMVHLSELKFNSLGMKLDTLSLRFLSESVEANGQLEVPPQHEASVTAVLGGNIGSIEVIEGDQVSKNQTIAFLSHPNLTKVQTEYVRLYQRMLYLDHEFKRQARLYDEKVGSGQTYQQTKAEYESVKAEVKGYEAQLNQLNLDVEQIQDGDIYSSVPVVSPIDGYIEKVQIQIGQYVDPQTIMFEIVDNEHVHADLMVFEKDVHKVKRGQSISFTVQSVPDQILTATIYSVGKQFEQNPRAVHVHGEIDQKENFLIPGMYINGTIHTSETKAFALPENAIVEDEGKTYLFTAEQQEENGNTEWSFTPVEIMTGIEEDGWVEVKLLEPLPDGARVAWNNAYYLISEMKKSQTSDDD; encoded by the coding sequence ATGAATAAATCTAATTTATATATAATTTTATTGGCTGTCCTTGCATCTGTTTTTACAGCCTGCGGCGAGATCAATAGCGATGAAAAAGAACAAGAAGCAACAGAACTTGCCGGTGTGGCTGAGGCAGAAGAAAACATGGTTCATCTGTCGGAACTGAAGTTCAACAGCCTTGGAATGAAACTGGATACTTTGTCCCTGCGCTTTCTCTCAGAGAGCGTAGAAGCAAATGGTCAGCTGGAAGTTCCCCCGCAGCATGAGGCAAGCGTAACTGCGGTTTTGGGAGGTAATATTGGTTCCATAGAAGTTATTGAGGGAGATCAGGTGTCAAAAAATCAGACTATTGCCTTCCTTTCCCATCCTAATTTAACCAAAGTCCAAACTGAATACGTACGGTTGTATCAGCGCATGTTGTATTTAGATCATGAATTTAAGCGACAAGCAAGGTTATATGATGAAAAGGTAGGCTCCGGCCAAACTTACCAACAAACTAAAGCCGAATACGAATCAGTTAAGGCGGAGGTCAAAGGTTATGAGGCTCAGCTGAATCAGCTTAACCTGGACGTTGAACAAATACAAGACGGCGATATTTATTCGTCGGTGCCGGTAGTAAGCCCTATTGATGGGTACATCGAAAAGGTTCAGATTCAAATCGGTCAGTACGTTGATCCCCAAACAATCATGTTTGAAATTGTGGATAACGAACATGTTCATGCCGATTTGATGGTCTTTGAAAAAGATGTGCACAAAGTTAAAAGGGGCCAATCCATCTCTTTTACTGTACAGTCAGTACCGGATCAAATACTTACAGCTACCATTTACTCTGTAGGCAAACAATTCGAACAAAATCCTAGGGCAGTGCATGTGCACGGCGAAATTGATCAGAAAGAAAACTTCCTGATTCCCGGGATGTATATCAACGGCACGATTCACACTTCAGAGACTAAAGCCTTTGCTTTGCCTGAGAATGCCATTGTTGAGGACGAGGGTAAAACCTACCTATTCACCGCAGAACAACAAGAGGAAAACGGAAATACCGAATGGTCTTTCACTCCGGTAGAAATTATGACCGGCATTGAGGAAGATGGTTGGGTTGAAGTGAAGTTGTTAGAACCATTGCCGGATGGAGCACGAGTAGCTTGGAACAATGCCTATTACCTGATCTCTGAAATGAAGAAAAGCCAGACTTCCGACGATGATTAA